The Psychrobacter sp. P11G3 genomic interval TCTTCACCGATGGCATCGCTAAATTGCTGCAGCTGTGCCAATGACAAATCACTTAGATCAACACCTTCTTTGATGCCTAAAGCAACAGCGTTACCAACCACTTCATGAGCGTCACGGAATGCTACGCCTTGACGTACTAGGTAATCTGCCAAGTCAGTCGCAGTCGCATAGCCTTTCATCGTAGCGGCACGCATGGCATCGACGTTTGGTGTGATGTTTGGTAGCATATCAGCAAACGCAAGCAGCGAACCTGTCAACGTATCAACGCAATCAAATAAAGGCTCTTTGTCTTCTTGATTGTCTTTATTGTAGGCGAGCGGCTGGCTCTTCATTAGGCTAAGTAAAGTCATCAACTGACCAAAGACGCGTGCCGCTTTACCGCGTACCAACTCAGGTACGTCAGGATTTTTCTTTTGCGGCATGATCGATGAGCCAGTACAGAAGCGATCTGGTATCTGCACAAAATTAAATTGTGCTGACATCCAAAGAATAATTTCTTCGCTCATACGCGACATATGCATCATCAGGATAGAAGCCGCTGAAGTAAACTCAATCGCAAAATCACGGTCCGAAACAGCATCGAGTGAATTTTGACAAATACCTTCAAAACCTAGCAATTCAGCAGTGATGGTACGATCGATTGGGAAAGTCGTACCAGCAAGCGCTGCGCTACCAAGTGGCATCTGATTGATACGGCGACGTGCATCGACAAGACGCTCAGTATCACGATATAACATCTCAAACCATGCCATTACATGATGGCCGAAGCTAACAGGCTGTGCCGTTTGCAAGTGAGTAAAGCCTGGCATGATAGTGTCAGTATGTTGCTCGGCCAAATCAAGCAAACCACTCTGCAAACGTACTAATAACTCAATGATATTATCAGTCTCTTCGCGCAACCATAGGCGAATGTCTGTGGCTACCTGATCGTTACGGCTACGACCAGTATGTAGTTTTTTACCAACGGCACCTATAATGTCAGTCAAACGTGACTCGACGTTCATATGCACGTCTTCAAGGGCGATCGACCAGTTAAACTCACCTGCTTCAATCTCGCGCAATACTTGCTGAAGGCCATCAATAATAGTGGCGACTTCATCAGCAGTTAAAATATCACATTCTTTCAGCATCGTTGCATGCGCAATTGAGCCTTGAATATCGTGACGAGCAAAGCGTTGGTCAAAGCCTACAGAAGCAGTAAAGGCGGCAACGAAGCTATCTGTCGCTTCACTAAAGCGCCCGCCCCACATTTGTTGGCCTTGGCTACTAGCAGGCGCAGTCTGCGTTGTGGTACTTGTTATAGAAGCATCTGTGCTAAAATCAGAGTCAGATGAACTTTTACTTGATTCAGGATTACTAGGTTTTGAAGAATTGGCGTTCATATCGGTACAAGACAAGTCAAGAGAATAAGAACTCGAGTATAGCAAATGATGAGGTTGCCTTACTAGCTACACGCTTAGAGTTTTTTATTCCTAAACTCATGGAAATCATGAGGCCTTGGCAGTGGCTGACATATATCTTTTTTTGGTCACTGTTTTTGACGGTGATTGAGCGCCATGGTCTATCAGGCTGGTCTGATTTTATTATCAAGTTTTTTTCTCGCGTGATACAAAATGCACTGACAGTTATTCCCGCACTATATTTGGTCGATTATTTGCGTCCTGTCTTCAAAAACGCGAGCATTCCTAGTGTGAGTTTGCGTATTGTCATGCTCATGATGTTTTCTGCCACGGTCTCTATGGTGTTGGTGGTTTTGGTTATGATCAATCTAGGGTGGATGGAGTATAACCGTCAAGCTTTTGTCATTAATTTGCTTTTCAACACAGTGCTTACCGGTGGTTTTACTGCTGTGTTCTTATTGTATTTTTTGCGTAGCTATCGTGAGCTTAATGCGCTTAAGTTGTCCTTTGAATATAAATTGACCGCTCAAAATGATCTAATAAAAGCCCGTACGGCTCCGCACTTTTTCTTTAATACTATCAATACACTTGTATCACTGATTGAATCAAACCCGCCAAAAGCCGCTATCTTATTACAGCACGTCTCTGCATTGTTCCGTGCTAGTTTTAGTGGTACACGCGAGATTAGCTTTGAAGAAGAGGTTGACCTTTGTGAACATTATTTGGCAATCGAATCTAGTCGTTTAGCAGACAAGCTCGAAGTCAATTGGAAGTTACCTGATGAAGATATCATGTACGACATGGTTATCACTGCGCTAACGCTACAAAGCGTGCTAGAGAAAATACTCCTCAATGTGGTAGAGATGACCACGGAAACTATCTGTATTAATATCGAAGTCACGTGGGAACAACACCGAGTCAAAATTATGATTGATGTTGCACTTCCCAAAAAGACATTGATCATCAACCACGACTTGCGCCAACATATGAACTTCTATATTCAAGCTGATCGTTTGCGCGCCCATTTTGGACAAAGTGCGGACATTCAAAGCTCCGTAGCCAGTACTCAAATTATCACTATCATCGACTATCCTTTACAAGACGTGGGTTTATAACCTGCTGTTATTTATTAATTTCCTCTCTTTTTTCAACGCTTAAAAACCTATGTGGCATACTTATTGCATTACCATGTATAGGTATCATATTTCGTGTTTGATAAATGATGATTACGAATCAGTAATATCATAGCTAATGTGAAACACAATTACATCATATAAAACCTACCTATAGCAGGAGTATATTGTTCGCTATAAAAATTGGTAGTTTTTGTCAAAATTTCATTAAATAATTTAGACTTTAGATTCTAAGTAATTGATAATGAGTGCTAATATAGCTGTAATGCTATTGAAAAAATATTAAGTATGTACTTGGATGGGAGTTTGCATGCGTATCGTAGTTTGTGATGATGAGCCCTTAGCGCGTGAGCGCTTGGTGAGAATTGTACAAGAATCAGGTCATGAAGTAGTTGCTCAGGCCACAACAGGTGCACAAGCCATCGTCGCTGTAAAAACCCAGCAGCCAGATATTATATTATTAGATATCCGAATGCCTGAAATGGATGGCGTGCGCTGTGCTCAAGAGCTTGCCACACTTGAGCATCCACCAGCGATTATATTTGTGACGGCATACGACCATTATGCAATCGCAGCGTTAAAAGCCAATGCAATTGGCTATTTGTTGAAACCTGCAAACAAAGATGAGCTACTAGAGGCATTAAACAAAGCAAAGAATCTAAATGCTGCTCAATTAAATGAAATTCGCAAGCTTGAAGACCCGACAGCACGTCCGATACGTGAACATATCGCTGCTCGTACGCATCGCGGTGTTGAACTGATTAAGCTAAAAGATATCTACTATTTTGCAGCAGATCAAAAATACGTCAAAGTGCGTCACAAAGACGGCATGGTATTGATTGATGAAACGCTAAAAGAGTTAGAGCAAGAGTTTGATGATCGTCTGTTCCGAGTACATCGCAATGCCATCATCAACCTTAGTTATTTGGACTTTTTAGAAACTTTGGATGCAGGCCAGTATCAGATACGTTTTAAAGGTATTGATGAGACGCTAGCGGTCAGTCGTCGTCACTTACCTGCCTTACGTGATAAAATCCAAAGCATGTAATAGGCTGTCCTGATAGCGACCAATCATTCCATATCATCAAACCCTTATTTATGCTTAAATAGGGGTATTTTTTTGCGTCAGCATCTACTATTAATCATTTGAGTCGCCTATGCTTTGGCAAATCTGCCCTATCGAGTAATATCGATATTATTTAGTATAAATATGAATAGTACTGACATAGGGACTATAGCCACTATAGTATTAGTATCGAACTTATTGAGGCCCTTTATGAGCAATCCGCAGCAACCTATTTTGACTACTCTAAATATCGCTACACGTCAAAGTCCTTTAGCCTTATGGCAGGCCGAGCATATCCGTGATCGTTTATTGGCGTTGTATCCTAATCTGACGATTAATCTACTAAAAATTGTCACTAAGGGTGACAAGATTTTGGACACACCTTTGGCCAAAATCGGTGGCAAAGGATTATTTGTAAAAGAGCTTGAACAAGCGCTGTATGACAAACAAGCCGATATTGCAGTGCACTCGCTAAAAGATGTACCGATGCAGCTTCCCGAAGGCCTCACATTAGGCGTCTACTGTAAACGCGCCTCACCAACAGATGCCTTTGTCTCAAACACTTATAATGGTATTGATGAGCTACCGCAAGGTGCAGTCGTTGGAACATCAAGTTTACGTCGTCAATGCCAAATTAAAGCCTATCGTCCTGACCTGCAAATCAAAACATTGCGCGGCAATGTTGGCACTCGTTTGGGCAAGCTAGATGCGGGTGAATACGATGCCATTATTCTGGCAACGAGCGGCTTGCAACGTATTGAGCTGGACGAGAGAATACGCGGTGAGCTTGATATCGCAGCTTGCTTACCTGCAGTTGGGCAGGGAGCTTTAGCGATCGAATGTCGTGAAGGCGATGAAGAAGTACTCAAATTACTTGCACCACTCAATGATGATAAAGCTCGTATTCGACTTATCGCTGAGCGTGCTTTGAACCGTTATTTAGAGGGCGGTTGTCAAGTACCGATCGCCGCTTATGCAGTTCTGCAGACAGCTGAAGAAACCAGTGTTAATAATGACAACAATGGTGATAACGGCAATAACGACAGCGGGAATGTGCTGTGGCTACGTGGTCGAGTGGGTCAGGCCGATGGTAGCGAGTTGTTGAAAGCAGACAAACGAGCTACGTTGGTTGGGACACAAGCTGAGCAAGAAGCCCAAGCCAATCAATTAGGTATCGATGTCGCAGAAATGCTGCTTGCTGATGGCGCAGGCGCTATTTTGTCAGCCATTTATCAGCCTGAGTAGTACAAGTACAGTCGCTATAGGTTTGATTAACCGTAAGATAGGCTGATCTAAGCATCAGTCACTCTTGTATGCTTAAGCCTTTTTCATTCGCTTTTTGTCATGGTATATCGATGTCATCAATGCCAACTCAATCTACATACACAGCTTCTCATAAGAATTTTTCTAATGATAAGTCAAACGTAATGCCGCAAATTGTCATCAATACTCGCCCAGTAGAGCGAGCAGCATCGTTGACTCAGTATTTACAAGCGGCAGGATTAGTAGTGGTTGAAATGCCAATGTTGACGCTACGACCACGTCCAACAACTGATCTAGATATTGCATTAATGCATCAGTGGCTGGCGGGGGTCTACAAAGCGCTTGTTATTGTCAGTCCAACTGCGGCAGCTTCAGGGCTAGCCGTTTGGCAATCACTTGAACATGAAAAGCGTAAATACAAAGCGAAAGATAGTAATGGCAAGTATGTGCAGAAACTATCAGAAGGTTTGTCACTACCTAGTCCTCTGGTTGCGGTTGGTGAAGCAACGGCGGCAGAGTTCAGTCAGGTGCTTATAGATACAACAAACTATCAAATACTTCAGCCTAAGACGGCCAATAACGAAGGCATGCTAGCAATGCCTGAAATTGATAGCTTACAAGCAGGCGATAAATTGCTGATATGGCGCGGGCTTGGTGGACGACGATTATTAGTTGATACATTGCAGGCGCGCGGTGTACATATCGATAGTATTGCTTGGTACGAGCGTACAATGCCTATCGATGCAATGGCTGAGTATCAGCAGTGGCAACAAGCATTTCTTACTCATAGTATTACGTCAGATATTGCCCTACCAAAGCAGCCAAAGCCAATTGTCGTCATCAGCAGTGCGGCAGCTTTTGAGCATTGGTCAAATATTGTCAATGACGAGCAATCGAAGACGTTAAAAAAAGAGCAAGATTCTGATGCAGTGGCTAATACAACACAGCTTCTATCGCTTACGTTAAAAGATTTTTCTTACGTTGTGTTGGGTGAGCGTTTGGCCAATATGGTTGCCGCACAGCAGTTGAGCTACTGGCGAGTAGAGGATTTGTCGCCAGCTACGATTCTCTCAGCCATTCATTCTAAAATATAATACCTTAAACTTCTCATTTGCTTTAAACATGTTTATTTATACCAATAACGGTACTGCCTTATGTCAATGAATTCTGAGTCCTTATCTAAGGATCCTTCAACTGTTCAGCAGCGCCGGCAAGCAAATATTTTGCTGCTACGGATGCAATGGCTGGTTATCTTATTACTGATCGCTGCATTATTGTGGCTATATATTAGTCAGCAGCGCTTTCAGCATAGTGTCAACGATCGTTTGCAGAGCAATGAGCAAGTAATCAGTCGATTAAACGAAATGGACGATCGTCTATTTGCCATGAGTCAGCAGACGCTGCCAGAGCCTAGAGTTGAGGCTAGTAGCCAAGCTCAGAATCAGTTGGACCTATTGCGTATCCAAATCAAAGCTGCTGATAGACTGTTGGCAGATAGTAATGACAGTGCGGCGATTGAGTTATTGCGAGGTCTACATTGGCAGTTGTCGCAAAGCAGTAATGAAATTGCGCCTGCGCTAACTATTGTTATAAAGCAAAGTTTGCTCAAAGATATTGAGCGTCTGCAGGCACAAAGCTCGCAGCCAAGCCCGTGGCAAATACAAAATCTTGCGATTCAAAATATTCAGGAATTTTTGCATAGTCATGAGCGTCTTGGCAGCTATGAAGGTACGGATTTACAGCGTCGAGAGCTGGTGGATGCGGCTACTGAAAATAAACAGCAGCCTAAAGCAACCAATGCTGCTGATACCTCAGCGACTAATGACACAAATTTAACGCGTCGTCAGCTTACTATCCATGAAGTCATCATGACACTGAATTTAGCAAGCCAAGCCAGCAATATGCGTAAGCAAGATCAACTGGTCAGCTATTTGACGCAAGCACGCAGACAGTTAAAAACGTTGGTGCCTAGGGCCTCAAATAGCGACAATAAAAAGTCAGTACAAGCTGGCGCGATTGGCATTATACAAGCCGATAAAAAATCAATCGATGGTCAAAGTAATCTTGAGACAATGAAAGCACCGAGTGACATACCAGAAGTAATTGTATGGCTAAATCAGTTGATTGCTCATGCACCCAAACCAACGCCATTACTGACGACAGAAATTTTAGATAAACCGCAACGCTAACGAGAGTTAGTCACAATAGTTAATACAGAAAATATAAAACGTAAGGTAAGCAATGACCCATCCTAATGAAAAGTCAGCATCTATATCTGATGTAGCAAACGAACACCGCCCGGAATTATTAGCTCATTATCCTGTTATTCATCATCAGCCGATACAGTGGGGAGAGATGGATGCCTTCAATCACCTGAATAATGTGGTTTACTATCGTTACGCTGAGTCAGCACGTATTAGTTACTTGCATGCGCTAGGTATGTTTGATGGCAGTATGGTCACTGTTTTAGCCCAGTCTAGCTGTCAGTATTTACACCCAGTTACCTATCCTGATACGTTATTGTTAGGGGTTCGTTGTAAGCGTTTGGGCAATACGAGTATGGCGATGGAATATAGTTACTATAGTACCGCGCAAGAAACAATCGTTGCTACAGCAGAGGCTGTGGTAGTGCGTCTGGATAGTGAGGGAAAAGGTAAATTGCCATGGACAGCAGCAGAGCGTCAACAGCTGCTAGCAATGGAAGCCAAGTTTGGTCATACGCCTGAGCTTTAGATTGGTTTCTATATAAATCGATGATTCATTTTTTCAAAAAAATTATCATAAATTAAAAGCTAAAAACAAAAAAGGCACGCCAACATCATGTCAGCGTGCCTTTTTAATAACTCATTCTTCAACTAATCTCTTAAACAGTCGTTAGTCTTGCTGCGGTGCATGAACAAAATCAACCACATTCAGATCAAAACCTGACAATGCAAAAAACTTCATTGGCGATGACAATAAGCGCATATCACGCACCCCTAAATGACGTAATATCTGTGCACCAACACCGATACTACGATATGGTTGTTGCGTAATGGTTGATTGAGACTCGTTGTCTGCGGCTTTGTCCAGCGCATCTCCTAAATCAACTGGCTGATTGCTACCAATCCATACCAGCACACCACGATCTGAAGCACTGATTTCTTCTAGTGCTGACTGTACACTCCAGCCACTACGGCCCGTCATGTCATTTTTAGCTGCAAATAAATCGCGTAATGGGTGGAAACCATGAACACGTACAGTGCTGACACCTTCGCTGACATCACCTTTTACCAAGGCTAAATGTGTTTCTTCAGCGCCAAACTCACGGAACCGATGTAGCGTAAAAGTACCGTGTTCAGTTTCAAACGGATGTGACTCAATCTCTTCTACCGTTTGCTCATTAGCGATACGATAATTGATAAGGTCAGCAATAGTGCCTATCTTGATGTCATGCTCTTTTGCAAATATTTCAAGGTCGTCACGGCGCGCCATCGTACCATCTGCATTGATAATCTCTACAATCACCGCTGCAGGCTCTAGACCCGCCAAACGTGCTAAATCACAACCCGCTTCTGTATGGCCTGCACGGTGAAGAACACCGCCGTTTTGTGCCATAATTGGAAAAATATGTCCAGGCTGAACAATGTCTTCAGGCTTTGCTGATGAAGATACCGCCGCCTGAATAGTACGTGCACGATCACCAGCAGAAATACCCGTGGTGACGCCTTCAGCAGCTTCAATCGAGACAGTAAAGTTGGTGCTAAACTTCGCCTCGTTACGATCTGACATCAGTGGCAGCGCCAATTGCTGGCAACGCGCTTGTGATAAAGTCAAACAAACCAAGCCACGTGCGTGAGTAATCATAAAGTTAATATCTTCAGGGCGGACATGCGTCGCTGCCATGATGATATCACCTTCGTTTTCGCGGTCTTCATCATCCATCAAGATGACCATTTTTCCAGCACGAATGTCTTCGATAATCTCAGGGATTGCATTTAAACTCATAGTAAATCTCAATATTTTATTATTTATAAATAGGTGTCATTTAGAATATAAGGCTCTATCTGCTTATTGTAGCAGTAGATAGTACAAAGCGCTGTTACGGTCAAGCAAAGCGCTACTACGGTCAAGTGAATCGCGCTATAAGCAATATAATTTGATATAAAGGTGACTCGCTTACTTAATTGCTTGTATATATCATTATCAGGTTATTTTAACGCTTTTCAGCGTCACGTGCTGCGCCATCTTCCCACTATATCGTTCAGTATGTCAAAAATAGTCATAAATATTATCAATGAACATTAAAACTGACCCATAAATCTGTACGTTATATTTTTATTAATCTATATCGTAGTTAGTCATTACTCGCTGCTTGGCTTTTTAGCCAGTCCATAAACTGCTTACTATGCTGCTCACGCTGATTATCTGCAAACTCGTAGAAACTGGTACCAACTAAATTATCTGGTAAGTAGCTTTGTGGATAGTAATGGTTAGGATAATCATGCGGATAAGCATAACCTTGACCGTAGCCTTGACTACGCATCAGTTTGGTCACGCCATTACGCAAATGTAGCGGCACAGGAGAGGCGTCTTTTTCTGCCAACGCCATCGCCGCATTGATGGCTTTATAAGTGCTATTACTCTTAGCGCTAGTGGCCAAATAAACCACCACTTGCCCTAAAATAATCCGCGCTTCTGGCATGCCGATTGATTGCACACTACGCAATGCTGCATCCGCGAGGAGCAGGGCGTTAGGGTTGGCATTACCGATATCTTCGCTCGCCAAGATGACCAAGCGCCGCGCGATAAAGTCAGCAGGCTCACCGCCTACCAGCATCCGTGCCATCCAGTATAGTGCGGCATCAGGGTCTGAGCCACGTACGGACTTTATCATGGCCGAGATAATGTCGTAATGCTGTTCACCATCTTTGTCATATCTCACCAAAGCAGTCTGTGCCACTCGGCTGACCAATTCATCATCGATAATCACTGGCGACTGTTTGGCATCAGCGGTCTGAATCGCTAACTCTAATAAGTTTAGCGCTTTTCGAGCATCACCATGAGCCAATTGACTAATGGTATCTTTTGCTTGTAAATCGACGGTCAACCTTTTGAGTATATTGTCTTCTGAGAGGGCTCGTTGCAACACGGTACTTATCTGCTCAGGTGTTAACGGCTCTAAACGATAAACTTGGCAACGTGATAGTAGAGCGTTGTTGACACTAAATGACGGGTTCTCCGTAGTGGCGCCAATCAGAGTAATATCACCAGACTCTACCGCGCCCAAAAGTGCATCTTGTTGAGCTTTATTAAAGCGATGAATCTCATCAATGAAGACCACAGGTGATTCAAATGCCAAGGAATCTCTACTATCTAAGACTTCACGTAACTGTTTGACACCAGTATTTAATGCGGAAAGCGCATGAAAAGGTCGACTAACGGCATCGGCTAACAACATTGCAATGGTCGTTTTGCCAATGCCTGCTTCACCGTGCAGGATAATAGATGGCAGATGCCCTTGCTCTACCAAACGGCGTAACGGTGCACCAGCTGCTAGCAAGTGCTCTTGACCAATGATATCGGTAAGAGAAGTAGGGCGCATACGCTGAGCAAGTGGGGTATCGGCATGGAAGTTAGGTAGCATAAGACTCTCTATCGAAAAATGAAAAAACTATCTACTATCTACTATCTACTATCTACTAGCTGCAATGGTAGTAATGGCAAGGCATCTATAGCTAAACCCAAATAACAGCATACTAGGCTACCTTTATCATTCTCATTAGGTTTCGACGCTCATATACGTTTGGCATGATTTTCGCAACAATTCTATAATAGTAATGAGTATTAGACATCAGCAGTAGAAGTAGGCTAGTTTATAAGGATAGTACTTGTTACAAGTCATACGCGCTAGGTTAACGCAAAAATATGTTAATGAAAGCTAACTAAGCGTATAGCTTGTGTCCCGAGCACTTTAGTTTTCATCATTTACCTATATTAACGGCTCTACTGTTAACGGTTCTACCGTATCGATGGGAAAATTTGGCCAATCGCGACTGTTAACTGTTAACTATTAACTATTAACTATTAAACACTAAAAATGGCTTATCAAATATAAGGTATTGCATTAACGATGTCTGAACCGACTCTTAAACGCTTATTCAGTCGTTACTTGCGTAGTGATACGGGCAAGCAGCAGTCACGTTATCTGACAGCTGGCGAAATAGCATTGGCGCATTCAGTATTTGGTGACAGCATCAAACTTGATGAAGTGCAGTTAAAGACAGCGTGGTGGGTACTAAAACATTATGCCGTTAGCCCCAATGGCAATATTTACTTTAATTCAGTCGATTGGATTACGGATTTTAGCGAAGCTCCATTGAGTAAACAAAGCTGGCTTATACACGAGCTAACGCACGTATGGCAGTTACAGCAAGGCTTAAAGGTTGTACGCGGAGCAATCATCAACCGAAAATACGACTACGTGTTAGAAACAGGTAAATCATTTTTTAAGTATGGTATTGAGCAGCAAGCACGCATGGTTCAAGACTATTTTGTACGTCGTCAGCGTGGTCAGAACTGCCAAGAGTGGGAAGCTTGTATTCCATTTGTGACGGTGCAGTCTATTGTTAAGGCAAAAAATACTGATGATCTATCAGTCCTCTAGTTTTTAAAAGTAATAGTAAGCTTGGCTATGATAAGTCATAACTGAACTATAGAACGATACATTAACTGAAACACAGGTCAGTTGGATAAATACTGGATAACTATATTGGACGATTTAACAGTCAGTTATGTTGCTAAAAATCAAAGAATAATGAACCGCAGTTGTAATTTACCCTTTAATAATTTTGCTTTACCAAAGGATATGCACTCTCATGTTTAAATTTTTGTCAGTAAAGCCTAATGTTGATACCCGCTACCCACCGACTTTGCTTATAGCCGCATTGTCAGGAGTGTTGTTTTTGACAGGCTGTCAGCAGTCTGACACATCGCCTGTAACTGATGACAGTCAAACCAGTGAAAAAACAAGCGTAGAAGACAGTCAGCCTATGCCAAAAAGCGACTCAGCTGCGGCGCGCATAAAACAATTTCAGCCGATATATGTCGCACAGGCGCAAAGTTTACAGAGACGATTGCAAGCAGAATATGAGTCATTGCAAGCGGCAGATGCGTCAGACAGTGAGGAGCTTTTATTACTGAATACTAATAATAGTGAAAATACAGATAGTAATAACGAAGTAGCAATCGATAATATCGCTCCTAACACAAATACTACCGCTACCAGTTCTGAAGAAGTAGTGTCATCGAATAACGATATCGCCTCGATAGACAGCAATCCAAATGTAGATACAGAGGTTGACGTCAATACTAGCACTGAAGTTGGTGAGCGCGATTTAACGGTTTTA includes:
- the argH gene encoding argininosuccinate lyase, whose translation is MWGGRFSEATDSFVAAFTASVGFDQRFARHDIQGSIAHATMLKECDILTADEVATIIDGLQQVLREIEAGEFNWSIALEDVHMNVESRLTDIIGAVGKKLHTGRSRNDQVATDIRLWLREETDNIIELLVRLQSGLLDLAEQHTDTIMPGFTHLQTAQPVSFGHHVMAWFEMLYRDTERLVDARRRINQMPLGSAALAGTTFPIDRTITAELLGFEGICQNSLDAVSDRDFAIEFTSAASILMMHMSRMSEEIILWMSAQFNFVQIPDRFCTGSSIMPQKKNPDVPELVRGKAARVFGQLMTLLSLMKSQPLAYNKDNQEDKEPLFDCVDTLTGSLLAFADMLPNITPNVDAMRAATMKGYATATDLADYLVRQGVAFRDAHEVVGNAVALGIKEGVDLSDLSLAQLQQFSDAIGEDVFDYLTLEGSLAARDHLGGTAPNQVKQAVVNGRSRLKAFA
- a CDS encoding histidine kinase yields the protein MRPWQWLTYIFFWSLFLTVIERHGLSGWSDFIIKFFSRVIQNALTVIPALYLVDYLRPVFKNASIPSVSLRIVMLMMFSATVSMVLVVLVMINLGWMEYNRQAFVINLLFNTVLTGGFTAVFLLYFLRSYRELNALKLSFEYKLTAQNDLIKARTAPHFFFNTINTLVSLIESNPPKAAILLQHVSALFRASFSGTREISFEEEVDLCEHYLAIESSRLADKLEVNWKLPDEDIMYDMVITALTLQSVLEKILLNVVEMTTETICINIEVTWEQHRVKIMIDVALPKKTLIINHDLRQHMNFYIQADRLRAHFGQSADIQSSVASTQIITIIDYPLQDVGL
- a CDS encoding LytR/AlgR family response regulator transcription factor, with amino-acid sequence MRIVVCDDEPLARERLVRIVQESGHEVVAQATTGAQAIVAVKTQQPDIILLDIRMPEMDGVRCAQELATLEHPPAIIFVTAYDHYAIAALKANAIGYLLKPANKDELLEALNKAKNLNAAQLNEIRKLEDPTARPIREHIAARTHRGVELIKLKDIYYFAADQKYVKVRHKDGMVLIDETLKELEQEFDDRLFRVHRNAIINLSYLDFLETLDAGQYQIRFKGIDETLAVSRRHLPALRDKIQSM
- the hemC gene encoding hydroxymethylbilane synthase produces the protein MSNPQQPILTTLNIATRQSPLALWQAEHIRDRLLALYPNLTINLLKIVTKGDKILDTPLAKIGGKGLFVKELEQALYDKQADIAVHSLKDVPMQLPEGLTLGVYCKRASPTDAFVSNTYNGIDELPQGAVVGTSSLRRQCQIKAYRPDLQIKTLRGNVGTRLGKLDAGEYDAIILATSGLQRIELDERIRGELDIAACLPAVGQGALAIECREGDEEVLKLLAPLNDDKARIRLIAERALNRYLEGGCQVPIAAYAVLQTAEETSVNNDNNGDNGNNDSGNVLWLRGRVGQADGSELLKADKRATLVGTQAEQEAQANQLGIDVAEMLLADGAGAILSAIYQPE
- a CDS encoding uroporphyrinogen-III synthase, with protein sequence MPTQSTYTASHKNFSNDKSNVMPQIVINTRPVERAASLTQYLQAAGLVVVEMPMLTLRPRPTTDLDIALMHQWLAGVYKALVIVSPTAAASGLAVWQSLEHEKRKYKAKDSNGKYVQKLSEGLSLPSPLVAVGEATAAEFSQVLIDTTNYQILQPKTANNEGMLAMPEIDSLQAGDKLLIWRGLGGRRLLVDTLQARGVHIDSIAWYERTMPIDAMAEYQQWQQAFLTHSITSDIALPKQPKPIVVISSAAAFEHWSNIVNDEQSKTLKKEQDSDAVANTTQLLSLTLKDFSYVVLGERLANMVAAQQLSYWRVEDLSPATILSAIHSKI
- a CDS encoding acyl-CoA thioesterase produces the protein MTHPNEKSASISDVANEHRPELLAHYPVIHHQPIQWGEMDAFNHLNNVVYYRYAESARISYLHALGMFDGSMVTVLAQSSCQYLHPVTYPDTLLLGVRCKRLGNTSMAMEYSYYSTAQETIVATAEAVVVRLDSEGKGKLPWTAAERQQLLAMEAKFGHTPEL
- the ribBA gene encoding bifunctional 3,4-dihydroxy-2-butanone-4-phosphate synthase/GTP cyclohydrolase II → MSLNAIPEIIEDIRAGKMVILMDDEDRENEGDIIMAATHVRPEDINFMITHARGLVCLTLSQARCQQLALPLMSDRNEAKFSTNFTVSIEAAEGVTTGISAGDRARTIQAAVSSSAKPEDIVQPGHIFPIMAQNGGVLHRAGHTEAGCDLARLAGLEPAAVIVEIINADGTMARRDDLEIFAKEHDIKIGTIADLINYRIANEQTVEEIESHPFETEHGTFTLHRFREFGAEETHLALVKGDVSEGVSTVRVHGFHPLRDLFAAKNDMTGRSGWSVQSALEEISASDRGVLVWIGSNQPVDLGDALDKAADNESQSTITQQPYRSIGVGAQILRHLGVRDMRLLSSPMKFFALSGFDLNVVDFVHAPQQD
- a CDS encoding replication-associated recombination protein A → MLPNFHADTPLAQRMRPTSLTDIIGQEHLLAAGAPLRRLVEQGHLPSIILHGEAGIGKTTIAMLLADAVSRPFHALSALNTGVKQLREVLDSRDSLAFESPVVFIDEIHRFNKAQQDALLGAVESGDITLIGATTENPSFSVNNALLSRCQVYRLEPLTPEQISTVLQRALSEDNILKRLTVDLQAKDTISQLAHGDARKALNLLELAIQTADAKQSPVIIDDELVSRVAQTALVRYDKDGEQHYDIISAMIKSVRGSDPDAALYWMARMLVGGEPADFIARRLVILASEDIGNANPNALLLADAALRSVQSIGMPEARIILGQVVVYLATSAKSNSTYKAINAAMALAEKDASPVPLHLRNGVTKLMRSQGYGQGYAYPHDYPNHYYPQSYLPDNLVGTSFYEFADNQREQHSKQFMDWLKSQAASND